A window from Streptomyces sp. NBC_00271 encodes these proteins:
- a CDS encoding class I SAM-dependent methyltransferase gives MAVVAGWEWDDTLFSGTAPYYQRGRLPYAPGLTDVLAEVLRLDGRGRLIDVGCGPGTLALSLAHLFGEIVGVDPDSGMLSEARRGAAEAGVSGKSRWVRVRAEDLPAGLGTFTVATFAQSFHWMDRDLVAATIRDMLVPGGAFVHISDLKTERRSVDGLPYPAVPYAAMDELVRHYLGPVRRAGRGVLPQGTPGGEAAVLTRAGFSGPRRHVVPGGQALERTCDDVVAGVFSMSFSAPHLFGARRTAFESDVRLLLREVSPSGRFSERLPSTEVFVWGTNR, from the coding sequence ATGGCCGTGGTCGCCGGCTGGGAGTGGGACGACACGTTGTTCTCGGGGACGGCCCCCTACTACCAACGGGGAAGGCTCCCGTACGCACCCGGTCTCACGGATGTGCTCGCCGAGGTTCTGCGACTCGACGGTCGCGGGCGCCTGATCGACGTGGGATGCGGACCGGGCACCCTGGCCCTGAGTCTGGCGCACCTGTTCGGTGAGATCGTCGGTGTGGACCCGGACAGCGGGATGCTCTCCGAAGCGCGACGGGGAGCCGCCGAGGCGGGGGTGAGCGGAAAGTCGCGGTGGGTGCGGGTCCGGGCCGAGGACCTGCCCGCAGGCCTTGGGACGTTCACCGTGGCGACCTTCGCCCAGTCCTTCCACTGGATGGATCGGGATCTGGTGGCGGCGACCATCAGGGACATGCTCGTGCCCGGCGGGGCGTTCGTGCACATCTCGGACCTGAAAACGGAGCGTCGATCCGTCGACGGTCTTCCGTATCCGGCGGTGCCCTATGCGGCGATGGACGAGTTGGTCAGGCACTACCTCGGACCGGTACGACGCGCCGGGCGCGGGGTGCTGCCGCAGGGCACGCCCGGCGGCGAGGCGGCGGTGCTCACACGCGCGGGATTCTCCGGTCCTCGGCGTCATGTCGTTCCCGGCGGGCAGGCGCTCGAGCGCACGTGCGATGACGTCGTCGCGGGGGTGTTCTCGATGTCGTTCTCGGCTCCGCACCTGTTCGGCGCGCGCCGCACCGCCTTCGAGTCGGACGTGCGTCTCCTGCTGCGGGAGGTGTCCCCTTCGGGCCGATTCTCCGAACGCCTCCCGAGCACCGAGGTCTTCGTCTGGGGAACGAACCGGTGA